The proteins below are encoded in one region of Penicillium psychrofluorescens genome assembly, chromosome: 4:
- a CDS encoding uncharacterized protein (ID:PFLUO_006533-T1.cds;~source:funannotate) → MDGSVQTANINSRLRTLEHLARELMGSPGASEVDPEVMKAVIILSDNCNRRVKSSRSVSRDSSEPCQTPETQAHASQENGNPSMPPLPPIRDISLEKAVFTHPGVGNNNKATYDRLEILGDAYIELIATRMVWEQFTDIPSGRISQIRELLVKNETLSSFASIYGFDRRASVPSDHASQSKRWTKTKGDIFEAYVAAVILSDHTHGYQTAVEWLSRLWVPLLSSLDHQQTELRSKEALAKKIMGKGIKLEYMGERPTIQQKGGTQTHFIGVYLTGWGWTKKHLGSGKGLSKAAAGDQAAQQALQNIPLILEIMEAKRSWELQET, encoded by the coding sequence ATGGATGGTTCGGTCCAAACTGCCAACATCAACTCCCGACTAAGGACCTTGGAACATCTCGCTCGCGAGTTGATGGGCAGCCCTGGTGCCTCGGAGGTTGACCCAGAGGTGATGAAAGCCGTGATTATTCTGAGCGACAATTGTAACCGAAGGGTAAAATCATCCCGATCCGTGTCCAGGGATAGCAGTGAGCCTTGTCAGACTCCCGAAACACAAGCCCATGCTTCTCAAGAAAATGGCAACCCATCTATGCCTCCATTGCCCCCTATTCGAGACATTTCGCTGGAAAAGGCAGTATTCACACACCCCGGGGTCGGCAATAATAACAAGGCAACCTACGACCGGTTGGAGATCCTTGGGGATGCTTATATTGAGCTGATCGCAACAAGAATGGTGTGGGAGCAGTTTACGGACATACCCTCGGGTCGAATATCACAGATCAGAGAGCTCCTGGTCAAGAATGAAACCCTTTCGAGCTTTGCAAGCATATATGGTTTTGACCGCAGAGCTTCGGTACCGTCGGACCACGCGAGCCAATCCAAGCGCTGGACAAAGACCAAGGGCGACATCTTTGAGGCTTACGTGGCCGCAGTTATCCTATCTGACCACACTCATGGCTATCAGACTGCGGTAGAATGGCTATCTCGTTTATGGGTTCCACTGCTCAGCAGCTTAGACCATCAGCAGACGGAGCTCAGGTCGAAGGAAGCTCtcgccaagaagatcatGGGAAAGGGAATCAAGCTTGAGTACATGGGTGAACGTCCGACCATCCAGCAAAAAGGTGGCACTCAAACTCACTTCATTGGGGTATACCTGACCGGCTGGGGTTGGACCAAGAAGCATTTGGGCTCTGGAAAGGGGCTCAGTAAAGCAGCAGCGGGCGATCAGGCTGCCCAGCAGGCTTTGCAAAACATTCCACTAATTCTCGAGATCATGGAGGCAAAGAGGTCATGGGAGCTACAGGAAACATAG